From Chrysiogenes arsenatis DSM 11915, one genomic window encodes:
- a CDS encoding carboxysome shell carbonic anhydrase domain-containg protein codes for MTHSRSHSETFCSPEASLARERYLAEHTTQLIVLKCMDGRIHIPYATRTPLGIFRPLRNLGGMFNLGWPYLGEVLTHMVQEAVAAGRRSLIFITYHFSQGEESRGCAGFQCDMAAAIRHAYEIRAQVEETFGTLHQTVYPLVCGFETDEDALIIHGIGDAVLNLGTWDDANIARLPHHLQTLLPDMPASIRRDLLPLLIGNLEHIQEMRQTARTLDIEHREWIICIGRGFDFLHIPNIALIIGPYSPDLADPIQKAAGIISANMSKGRIPNDGFLLLASAPYQEMGVDRARATLKSRFLSQFAAKVIASDYPELARKMVVRTAVLNWNTRGLELIE; via the coding sequence ATGACGCACAGTCGTTCCCACTCAGAAACTTTTTGTAGTCCAGAGGCCTCGCTCGCCCGCGAACGCTACCTTGCCGAACACACGACACAACTGATCGTCCTGAAGTGCATGGACGGGCGCATTCATATTCCCTATGCCACGAGAACGCCGCTCGGCATTTTTCGGCCTTTGCGTAACCTTGGCGGTATGTTTAACCTTGGCTGGCCATATTTGGGCGAAGTGTTGACGCATATGGTGCAGGAAGCCGTAGCCGCAGGGCGCCGCTCGCTGATCTTTATTACTTACCACTTTTCTCAAGGGGAAGAATCGCGCGGCTGTGCTGGCTTTCAGTGCGATATGGCAGCGGCCATCCGTCACGCCTACGAAATTCGCGCGCAGGTCGAAGAGACCTTCGGCACACTGCACCAGACCGTCTATCCACTCGTCTGTGGCTTTGAAACCGACGAAGACGCCCTGATCATTCACGGCATCGGCGATGCTGTGCTCAATCTCGGTACGTGGGACGATGCCAACATTGCGCGCCTGCCGCACCACCTGCAAACACTCCTGCCCGACATGCCGGCCTCTATCCGTCGCGATCTGCTCCCACTGTTAATCGGTAATCTGGAGCATATTCAGGAGATGCGACAGACGGCACGGACGCTGGATATCGAACATCGCGAATGGATCATCTGCATTGGTCGTGGTTTTGACTTCCTGCACATCCCCAATATCGCCCTGATTATTGGCCCGTATAGCCCGGATCTAGCTGACCCGATTCAAAAAGCGGCGGGAATCATCAGTGCCAATATGTCAAAGGGGCGAATTCCCAATGATGGATTCTTACTGCTGGCATCGGCACCGTATCAGGAGATGGGGGTTGATCGCGCGCGCGCCACACTCAAGTCGCGCTTTTTGTCGCAGTTTGCGGCGAAGGTGATCGCGTCTGACTACCCCGAACTGGCACGCAAAATGGTGGTGCGCACGGCGGTGCTGAACTGGAATACGCGAGGGTTGGAGTTGATTGAGTAA
- the pstA gene encoding phosphate ABC transporter permease PstA: MSTTNTVTKAPLRFVKRSKTSLPAYGNPLVWATGGALALCILMIAGLLILVFAEGAKTFWPSRVVQYELHNGTVHVGEITRSSLYIPNDTVLRSLPENRREAITKMLQENDGRSQRWLVRTGNFELTNEHFNWVSDFEVQQESYPEWMMTFERQEWGRFYGVPSTFIIDGEVKATAPHEIIALFQRYHSEVRDRWEQRRRIENKEIGKINYELERIRLEMRQAQINYDALVRLGIGHETREYRAARDALSDVNQRYEALHASANIKYEVFRKQIAELNQENARYALVVDTSTGHQKTLALADIVRAYPANHVGTGSRIAIYLSRWAEFLFDDPREANSEGGVFPAIFGTVVMTMIMSLLVVPFGVLAALYLREYAKPGPLVSTVRIAVNNLSGVPSIVFGVFGVGFFCYFVGGTIDSIFFEAKLPSPTYGTGGILWASLTLALLTLPVVIVATEESLSAVPRSMREGSYACGASKWQTIQRIVLPRAMPGIMTGMILAMARGAGEVAPLMLVGAVKLAPELPVDGIFPFFHLERSFMHLGFHIFDLGFQSQNSEAAKPMVYSTTALLIGIVALLNVTAIWLRARLRRKFVANVF; the protein is encoded by the coding sequence CCTTTGGTGTGGGCAACTGGCGGGGCGCTTGCGCTCTGTATTCTGATGATTGCCGGATTGTTGATACTGGTCTTTGCGGAGGGAGCGAAAACCTTCTGGCCATCTAGAGTGGTGCAGTATGAACTTCACAACGGTACGGTGCATGTCGGCGAAATTACCCGCTCAAGCCTCTATATCCCCAACGATACCGTTCTCAGATCATTGCCGGAAAACCGACGCGAAGCGATAACGAAAATGCTACAAGAAAATGACGGACGTTCGCAGCGGTGGCTGGTGCGTACCGGAAATTTTGAACTGACAAACGAGCACTTTAACTGGGTCAGCGACTTTGAAGTCCAACAAGAGAGCTACCCGGAATGGATGATGACGTTTGAGCGGCAGGAGTGGGGTCGTTTTTACGGTGTACCAAGCACGTTTATCATTGATGGCGAAGTCAAAGCGACGGCGCCGCACGAAATTATCGCCCTTTTTCAGCGCTACCATAGCGAAGTGCGTGACCGTTGGGAGCAGCGTCGGCGCATTGAAAACAAAGAAATCGGCAAAATTAACTACGAATTGGAGCGGATTCGTCTGGAAATGCGCCAAGCTCAAATTAATTACGATGCTCTCGTTCGTCTTGGAATAGGGCACGAAACCCGCGAGTATCGTGCGGCGCGCGACGCTTTGTCTGACGTGAATCAACGGTATGAAGCGCTCCATGCCAGTGCAAATATAAAATATGAAGTGTTTCGCAAACAAATAGCCGAACTGAATCAGGAAAACGCCCGCTATGCCTTGGTGGTCGATACCAGCACTGGGCACCAAAAAACGCTGGCGCTGGCCGATATCGTCCGTGCCTACCCTGCGAACCATGTTGGGACCGGATCGAGAATAGCGATTTACTTGAGTCGCTGGGCGGAATTCCTGTTTGACGATCCACGCGAAGCCAATAGCGAAGGGGGTGTTTTCCCTGCGATTTTCGGCACCGTCGTCATGACCATGATCATGTCGCTCCTCGTCGTCCCTTTTGGCGTTTTAGCCGCGCTGTACCTGCGCGAATATGCCAAACCGGGGCCGCTTGTCAGTACCGTGCGCATCGCCGTTAATAACCTTTCCGGAGTCCCAAGTATTGTCTTCGGGGTTTTTGGTGTCGGTTTCTTCTGCTACTTCGTTGGCGGGACGATTGACTCGATCTTTTTTGAAGCAAAACTCCCCAGCCCAACCTACGGCACCGGCGGGATTTTATGGGCATCACTCACGCTGGCGCTCTTGACATTGCCCGTCGTTATTGTGGCGACGGAAGAATCGCTTTCGGCTGTACCGCGCTCCATGCGTGAAGGGTCGTACGCCTGTGGTGCCAGCAAATGGCAAACCATTCAGCGGATCGTACTGCCCCGCGCGATGCCAGGGATTATGACCGGGATGATTCTCGCGATGGCGCGCGGCGCTGGCGAAGTGGCACCGCTGATGCTGGTGGGTGCCGTCAAACTTGCGCCGGAGCTTCCAGTTGATGGGATTTTCCCCTTCTTCCATTTAGAGCGGAGCTTTATGCACCTTGGTTTCCATATCTTTGACCTTGGATTCCAAAGCCAGAACTCCGAAGCGGCCAAGCCGATGGTGTATTCGACAACGGCGCTGCTGATAGGCATTGTTGCCCTGCTGAACGTAACCGCTATCTGGTTGCGGGCGCGACTGCGGCGTAAATTTGTGGCCAATGTGTTTTAG
- the phoU gene encoding phosphate signaling complex protein PhoU, whose amino-acid sequence MSIIFLREIDGLKSLVEEMCTLVTENFDNTVRAINTLDVALAHSVMLRDEEIDRLEVRITEECFKVIALHQPVATDLRFIIALIQFNTYLENIGDLSEDLASMVISLSKHLRVTSPFDIDEMSAKVKKVLDACVDCLIHLDGKRAKEAIALDDEVDVMHKNNYRMVKDQIILNPDHIEQNMYYLSASRYLERVADYATNIAEEVVYIVQGDIIRHAKLYKKQDGKGTF is encoded by the coding sequence ATGTCGATCATTTTTTTGCGTGAAATAGATGGCCTCAAATCCTTAGTCGAAGAGATGTGCACCCTCGTGACCGAAAACTTCGACAATACCGTCAGGGCGATCAACACTCTGGACGTGGCACTCGCGCACAGCGTTATGTTGCGCGACGAAGAGATAGACCGTTTAGAAGTAAGAATCACGGAGGAGTGCTTTAAAGTCATCGCTTTGCATCAACCGGTAGCGACCGATTTGCGCTTTATTATAGCGCTTATTCAATTCAATACGTATCTCGAAAATATCGGTGATCTTTCCGAAGATCTGGCCAGTATGGTTATTTCACTCAGCAAACATCTGCGTGTCACCAGTCCATTTGATATTGATGAAATGTCGGCAAAGGTGAAAAAAGTGCTTGATGCCTGCGTTGACTGCCTGATTCATCTTGACGGCAAGCGGGCGAAAGAGGCCATTGCGCTGGACGATGAAGTTGATGTGATGCACAAAAACAACTACCGCATGGTCAAAGATCAAATTATCCTGAACCCTGACCATATTGAACAAAATATGTACTACCTGAGCGCTTCGCGCTACTTAGAGCGGGTGGCAGATTATGCCACCAATATCGCCGAAGAGGTGGTGTATATTGTGCAAGGTGATATTATTCGCCACGCCAAATTGTATAAAAAACAAGATGGTAAAGGGACATTCTAA
- a CDS encoding outer membrane beta-barrel protein, giving the protein MFNNKTLLFAFLLATCCNTTFAQDTNHPLQGWFVKGHYTYSHSTTEYGQPGFMRESGRHSHIWGASAGYTATRWQAGLGYDSTTWENADAKLYGAHLNYLHPLQSTSLFTPYIGINVGQIRVWSEYQNKGNHCGTYGLQTGLLIPLAPHVFGELGWRYINTDECSVSTGAHRMKVENISGSTIGIGIRF; this is encoded by the coding sequence GTGTTCAATAATAAAACACTTCTCTTTGCTTTTCTCCTCGCTACTTGTTGCAACACAACTTTCGCTCAAGATACGAACCATCCCCTTCAGGGATGGTTCGTCAAAGGTCACTACACCTATAGCCATAGCACCACCGAATATGGCCAGCCGGGGTTTATGCGGGAAAGCGGCCGACACAGCCATATCTGGGGAGCGAGTGCTGGATATACCGCTACCCGCTGGCAAGCGGGACTGGGATATGACAGCACGACATGGGAAAATGCTGATGCCAAGTTGTACGGCGCTCACCTCAATTACCTGCACCCACTGCAATCAACCAGCCTATTCACGCCATACATCGGCATAAATGTCGGGCAAATAAGAGTCTGGTCGGAGTATCAAAACAAGGGGAACCATTGTGGCACCTACGGCCTGCAGACGGGTCTTTTGATTCCCCTCGCCCCACATGTGTTTGGGGAGCTTGGCTGGCGTTATATCAATACGGATGAGTGCAGTGTCAGCACAGGGGCGCACCGCATGAAAGTCGAGAATATCTCTGGCTCGACGATTGGTATTGGCATTCGCTTTTGA
- the miaB gene encoding tRNA (N6-isopentenyl adenosine(37)-C2)-methylthiotransferase MiaB, which yields MKIEKVYIKTYGCQMNVHDSERIKGILAEHSIALVETPEAADMAVFNTCSVRAKAEQKVFSDIGRLRPIKKKRPDYKIAVCGCIPQVQREALLQKNPLIDLVFGVNNISRFMEFVTQAELGKRHTHVIDDYALDEYEVSARRDDPMRAYVTIMNGCDNFCSYCIVPYTRGREQSRPVAAILDELHSLVATGVREVTLLGQNVNSYRGLDGAGTAITFPELLRLVHAIPELVRIRFVTSHPKDFTEELIEAMKLPRICKYLHLPIQAGSDRILGLMKRGYTAAEYLAKVAQLKAAIPDIALSSDFLVGFPSETEEDFQETLRIVEAVEYAQIFAFNYSPRPETVAAKMEEQIPFEVMNERLNRLFAKQNEIAERARQQFAGQTLPVLVEGWSKNNTQMLAGRTDTNAIVHFAGDDALIGTLVMVRITDVKLYSMTGEVVR from the coding sequence GTGAAAATCGAAAAAGTATACATAAAGACCTACGGATGCCAGATGAATGTCCACGATTCCGAGCGCATCAAAGGGATTTTGGCCGAACATTCCATCGCCCTCGTCGAGACGCCTGAAGCGGCGGATATGGCTGTTTTTAATACCTGTAGCGTGCGTGCGAAAGCGGAGCAAAAAGTTTTTTCCGATATTGGCCGCTTACGCCCGATAAAAAAGAAACGTCCCGACTACAAAATTGCGGTCTGCGGTTGCATTCCTCAGGTACAGCGCGAAGCGCTACTCCAGAAAAATCCCCTGATTGACCTTGTGTTTGGGGTGAATAATATCTCCCGCTTTATGGAATTTGTTACCCAAGCGGAGCTTGGCAAGCGGCACACGCACGTGATCGACGACTATGCGCTTGATGAGTATGAAGTTTCGGCACGGCGCGATGACCCCATGCGCGCCTACGTAACGATTATGAATGGATGCGATAACTTTTGCAGTTACTGCATTGTGCCGTACACGCGTGGCCGCGAGCAATCGCGCCCTGTGGCCGCCATTCTCGATGAATTGCATAGCTTGGTCGCCACTGGTGTGCGCGAAGTGACGTTGCTCGGGCAAAATGTCAATTCCTATCGCGGCCTTGATGGCGCAGGCACGGCCATTACGTTCCCCGAACTACTCAGGCTGGTGCACGCAATTCCCGAACTGGTACGTATTCGTTTTGTGACCTCGCACCCCAAAGATTTTACCGAGGAATTGATAGAGGCCATGAAGTTGCCGCGTATCTGCAAATATCTCCACTTGCCGATTCAGGCAGGATCAGATCGCATTCTTGGCTTAATGAAACGAGGCTACACTGCCGCAGAATATTTAGCCAAAGTCGCGCAACTCAAAGCGGCTATTCCCGACATTGCCCTTTCGTCGGACTTCCTCGTGGGTTTTCCGAGCGAAACAGAAGAGGATTTTCAGGAGACGTTGCGCATCGTCGAAGCGGTCGAATATGCGCAAATCTTTGCGTTCAACTATTCGCCACGCCCCGAAACGGTAGCGGCGAAAATGGAAGAGCAAATTCCCTTTGAGGTGATGAATGAGCGGCTCAATCGCTTATTTGCCAAGCAAAATGAAATTGCAGAACGCGCGCGGCAGCAGTTTGCGGGTCAAACCCTGCCGGTGCTGGTCGAGGGGTGGTCAAAAAACAACACCCAGATGCTTGCCGGACGCACCGATACCAATGCGATAGTGCACTTTGCGGGTGACGATGCGCTGATTGGCACGCTCGTTATGGTTCGCATTACCGATGTGAAATTGTACTCGATGACGGGAGAAGTCGTTCGGTAA
- the pstB gene encoding phosphate ABC transporter ATP-binding protein PstB yields MTTATIAEPVTTTNLKTNVIDDRLKTIASGVLVEPVIHKEINESPAILEVKNFNLFYGQAQALHNINLNVPAGKVTALIGPSGCGKSTLLRSVNRLNDLVDSVRIEGDILLNKDSIYSPGVDVIELRKRMGMVAQKPNPFPMSIFENVVYPLRIDGIRDKRVLAEVCEKALQGSALWNEVKDRLHESALGLSGGQQQRLCVARAIAAEPEVLLMDEPCSALDPIATGKIEDLIDQLSGSYTVLIVTHNMQQAARVSKYTAFMYLGQLVEYGTTMQIFSNPELKVTEDYVSGRFG; encoded by the coding sequence ATGACGACAGCAACGATAGCCGAACCAGTGACCACCACGAATTTGAAAACCAATGTGATCGACGACCGCCTGAAAACCATTGCCAGTGGTGTGTTGGTTGAGCCGGTGATTCACAAAGAAATCAACGAATCGCCCGCGATTCTTGAAGTGAAAAACTTTAACCTTTTTTACGGACAGGCGCAGGCGCTGCATAACATCAACCTGAACGTTCCTGCTGGAAAAGTAACCGCTTTGATTGGCCCTTCAGGATGTGGCAAATCGACGCTGCTGCGCTCCGTCAACCGCTTAAATGACTTAGTCGATTCAGTACGCATTGAAGGGGATATTCTTTTGAACAAAGACTCTATCTACTCGCCCGGTGTCGATGTTATCGAACTACGCAAGCGGATGGGGATGGTGGCACAGAAGCCCAACCCCTTTCCGATGAGTATTTTTGAAAACGTTGTGTATCCGTTGCGTATTGATGGCATTCGCGATAAGCGGGTGCTGGCCGAAGTGTGCGAAAAGGCGCTGCAAGGATCGGCACTTTGGAATGAAGTGAAAGATCGCTTGCACGAAAGCGCCCTTGGCCTTTCTGGTGGGCAGCAGCAGCGGTTATGTGTGGCGCGTGCCATTGCCGCCGAGCCGGAAGTGCTGCTGATGGATGAACCGTGCTCCGCCCTTGACCCGATTGCCACGGGAAAAATTGAAGATCTGATCGACCAATTGAGCGGCAGCTACACGGTGCTAATTGTAACTCACAACATGCAGCAAGCCGCGCGCGTCAGCAAATATACCGCCTTTATGTATCTTGGACAGCTCGTAGAATACGGCACAACGATGCAGATTTTTAGTAATCCCGAGTTGAAAGTAACCGAAGATTACGTGTCAGGGCGTTTTGGGTAA